A region of Anolis sagrei isolate rAnoSag1 chromosome 2, rAnoSag1.mat, whole genome shotgun sequence DNA encodes the following proteins:
- the LOC132766334 gene encoding RLA class II histocompatibility antigen, DP alpha-1 chain-like, with the protein MAAAAPATLGALPWLLALGLLHPLLVGSTGAAVETEADYVGLRFFQENFPAGPKAAETEAGEYLDEFEGEAIFQVDWAQKTTSWRLPDFARFATFEAAGALGYLSGIKNNLEVLMALSNRTRGQSAAPSAKVYPKYPVETGDPNVLICFLDHFSPPVLNITWLKNGEVVSEGVQETGILPSVDFAFRKFSYLPFVPEEGDFYTCRVEHWGLPEPLTVIWSPEESTSLPDTAENVLCGLGLAFGILGIIVGTVLFFKAMRMTNRNTL; encoded by the exons ATGGCGGCGGCGGCACCGGCGACCCTGGGGGCGCTGCCCTGGCTCCTCGCCCTCGGCCTCCTCCACCCCCTCCTCGTGGGCAGCACGGGCGCCGCCGTGGAAA CCGAGGCGGACTACGTGGGGCTGCGCTTCTTCCAGGAGAACTTCCCGGCGGGTCCCAAGGCGGCGGAGACGGAGGCGGGCGAGTACCTGGACGAGTTCGAGGGCGAGGCCATCTTCCAGGTGGACTGGGCCCAGAAGACCACCTCCTGGCGCCTCCCCGACTTCGCCCGCTTCGCCACTTTCGAGGCCGCGGGCGCCCTGGGCTACCTGAGCGGCATCAAGAACAACCTGGAGGTGCTCATGGCGCTCAGCAACCGGACGCGCGGCCAGAGCG CTGCTCCTTCAGCCAAGGTGTACCCCAAATACCCCGTGGAGACAGGGGACCCCAACGTCCTCATCTGCTTTCTGGACCACTTCTCCCCTCCGGTGCTGAACATCACGTGGCTGAAGAACGGGGAGGTGGTCTCTGAGGGGGTGCAAGAGACAGGCATCCTTCCCAGCGTGGACTTTGCTTTCCGCAAGTTCTCCTACCTGCCCTTCGtcccagaggagggagacttcTACACCTGCCGTGTGGAGCATTGGGGGCTCCCCGAACCCCTGACAGTGATTTGGT CACCAGAAGAGTCCACCTCCCTCCCGGACACAGCAGAGAACGTGCTCTGTGGCCTGGGTCTGGCCTTCG